Below is a genomic region from Culicoides brevitarsis isolate CSIRO-B50_1 chromosome 2, AGI_CSIRO_Cbre_v1, whole genome shotgun sequence.
aaagataaatttgaatCGTTTTGTGCATTTAGATGGGGCAGGTGAGAAATTTTCCAATTCACTCGAGgcacgaatattttttatgtgtgtataaaaatatacattgtTAGAAATACAGCATAATTTCTGACAAAATCACAATAAATAAGAGTATGATCAAGATTTATTGTGATTTTGTCAGAAATCCGTCAGAAACTACTGTTTTTGACGAtgaaattatgtgaaaaatatggttttgacaaattatttttttttgtaattttcagtCAAATCTCTTATACTTTTACATTTGTAACAAATCCAATTTAGAATAATGTTGTATTATTTTAGCTGTCTCGGCTCTTAATCTTACCCCGAAAGTACAAGCCAAATCTTTCACGATGAAAACAAATCGATGGACAAGTGTTTTGGGAGTATTAGATTACTGCAAGACCCCACAAGGGCATCGACTTTTGCTACAATGGCTTAAGCAACCACTGCGTGATTTGAATGCTATTAAGGACAGACATGACATTGTTGAATGTTTTGTAAATGATCCAGTCTCTTGTCAGGATATAAGAGAATCCATTCTAAAGTACATTCCAGACGTTATGGtaagcttaattttatttcattttttctttaacttaaTGCTCTGTTTGTAGATGCTCGTTACAAAATTGCTTCGCAAAAAGGCGAATCTCGAAGACGTTTACAAACTCTATGTTGTCGCAACTCGGATACCGTCTCTTTTACAAATTCTTAAAGATTTAAGTAATTCAACAATTAATAGTATCTTATATGAGCCACTAAAGGATGTCAAAAACGATTTATCTGGTTTCAAACAAATGGTACTTCAAATCCTAGATATGGACGGTATCGATGAGGGACGGTACAATATTAAGGCAGAATTCGATCCAGAGCTCAAAagcatgaaagaaaaaatggaaGCAATCGAGAATAAAATGCGTCGTTTGCTGTCAAAAGCAATGGATGATTTAGGTTTGCAAGACCAGATCAAACTGGATTTTGTATCACACATTGGTTACCACTTTCGTATTACACTTTCCAATGAAAAAAACCTGCGGAAACAGACACAATATCAAACGATCGATGTCGTTAAAGGCGGTGTACGATTCAAAACCACACGTTTAAGTGAGCTGAATTCTGATTATTGTGAGCTTAAAGAACAATACGAAGAACAACAGAAATCGATTGTAACGGAAGTAGTACGAATTGCTGCTGGATACAGGGTTCCATTTGCAACACTCAACTCTATCATTGCTCAAATCGATACATTTTGTTCATTTGCGAAAGCTGCCGTATCCGCGCCGATTCAATATGTACGTCCAAAAATATGTTCAGAGGGCTCCGGGcgtctttatttaaaaagagtcCGTCATCCATGCATCGAAATGCAAGAAGACGTCAACTTTATCCCGAACGATATTGACTTTCAATCCAACGTAACAAACATGCAAATTATTACGGGACCTAATTGCGGCGGCAAAAGCACATATATCAGATCAGCTGGTGTAGCTGTCCTTTTGGCCTTAATCGGATCATTTGTTCCTTGTGATGAAGCTGAAATTCCGATAGTTGACAGTATCATGGCCAGAGTTGGAGCTGATGATAACATTCGAGGTCTCAGTACGTTTATGGTGGAAATGGTTGAAACAACAGGAATCATACgggtaacattttttttgcaaaaaaaaaaataataatttttaaagttatcaatataattttagtcTGCAACCGAGAAATCCTTAGTGATTATTGATGAGCTAGGTCGCGGTACGAGTACATTTGAAGGATGTGGAATTGCTTTTGCCATAGCAGAGCACCTGGCTAAACATGTGAAGTGTATTACCTTATTTGCTACACACTTTCATGAAATTACAGAGTTAGCACAATCCGTTCCCACTGTCAAGAATTTCCATATGTTGGCCGTTACAGAAGATGATAGCTTTACATTGCTATATCAAGTAGCTCCAGGAGTAGTGGAAAAGAGTTTCGGGATTCAAGTAGCCAAATTGGCGGATTTTCCTGCGCAAGTTGTGAAAGATGCACAGACTTTGTATGAAGATATTGACGAAAGAGTCAATTTTACTGTCACTGATGCTGATTTGAAATCTGCTTTAGAAGAGATGCGTGGACAGTTGAGTGAAAATGAAATGGCATTTGTTTTGAAACAATTGTAAATCAAacgaaagatttttgaaaaatgtaaaatattatttaaagttgATGTCTTTCCCAACAatgaatacatttttttaattctaaaaaaatacatatattgatatgatttttatttcataatataaagaaaattattaaacatttttcattttctttttatacatTGCGATCCGATCtcgttatctttttttttcttcaaatttatgatttatttaatattaatccaGTAggttaacatatttttaaggCTTTATTGGATTTTCAATATGTAAAACATAAATCAGAAAATAGCTTTGTAAGTGATTGTACTTACAActtaatttacattaattCAAGGCCGTTAACATAATCATTGATTGACAAAATCttagattttatgaaaaaatcattgtCACTCATATTATAAATAGgcagcttaaaattttttctattacttGTATTAAAtagctattttttttctttgccttGCAAATTTCATCTTAATCaactttcataaatttcagatttttctaATTGCACATGTACTCCTTCGCCTGTTTCGCTCAAGAcacgattttttaattgctcTATTTCATTCAGGAGTTCTTTCGTCTCTAGGTCAACAGAATCAACCTCCGATTTAAGTTGATCGTGATCCAGGTCCCATTCCATGGAATCTGGAGTTGATCGACGTGAAGAATTTCCACTTCGAGCCATGGAAATGGCATTAGGATTGACTTTCAGATTTTGATCTACTCGCCGAATCAGATTCGTACGGTTTTTAGCACTTTTATTCGAAAGTGCAGAGTAGTTGGAGGCTGTACCATCGTCACTTAAGTATTCCGAGTCTTTGTTAGGAagcctaaaaagaaaaaaattacctgtatTTTCTAAAATGTATATAGACTTAAAATTGCAGCTAACCATTGATCTGTATTACTACCATATTCATGTTCCCATTCTAAATCTAATGAATTACTATAGTTAGACGTGCATTCAGATCCATTCAACTCTTGGCGGTATGCGAAATTTTTATCCTTGGCAATCATCATGAGGGAACGAGCATCTAAGCATTGTAAATTTATGCCAGATCTGTAAGTATACAATGTAATACAGCgctacattttgaaaaattttctatatttacgAAGATGATGCTTGGTTTGACCGATTCAATCTCGAGTACAAAAGATTCTTTTTATTCCAAAATCTGTTTAGAAAACTGGAATGCcgctttgtttttatttttaatattcgatAAACAAGTCCGTCTGAATCTCTCTCCTCATTAAAcaaatgctaaaaatatttatatgtttaAACTTATATATaatgttaaaacaaaaaatgtacatacTTCTCTGTCATTTTCTATGctgttaaacaattttttataataatatttaattgaatttagttaatttatatCAAGGTTTATATACTTACACCGAATCTTTTTTTCCAAAGCAACTGCTAAAGACTTTTCCCATACTAACTTTTTATCAGATTCTTatgattttaaagttttgaaagcTTTTATTGTAcatttcgaacaatttttgtcataatacAAAAGCGCACCAACATTGAAACTTgcactcaaaaataaattttgaaatttatcctTAAAGAAGCTTAGCTgttgtttgattaaaaaaagtattttctacattttaaatattttcaaggatGTATTAATGTGttgtatttttgatgaaaattttattgatgcaGATAGaggaaaatgtaatttacaTGACATTGACAGATGCGAAATACAGCTGTTTTGTCGAAAGAAAGGAGTGCGCATGTTCGAGTTTTGAATCCTTTGTTTATCAACAAACTggacgaaatttttgtaaacaatGAGTCACGTGTCACTTTGTATAACAGTTTAACAgcatgtttaattaaatattttaagattacctaaattttgagttaaaaacatgaaataattATGTGAAATAAATCAAGCTTTTCATTACTGTGCTATATGAGgtgattttcttgaaatttagatttttcttttcgtatttttttttgaattgcctGCATAACCTTAATCGAGAAGAATCAGGTATTTACAAGAATCCGAGAGTAAATGTTTCTGCAATATTATTCTGGTTTCAAATGTATGTTTAGAAATAAAgacaatgattttattttctgttcaTTCAtagatgaaaacaaaaatgatattggaatatgtttaaaaataagaaatacgtgactaaaatttaaatagaaatacaTAATATTTAAGGTCATCAATATACATATGATTgcctttttatgaaatatttaaagacagtttgaataatatttagtttgttatattttacaaaaaaaaatgaactaagTAGTAgtaaaagtaattattaacttgaaaaaatattacttcaaaaattaatcctaATATTCTATTAggcaacatttatttatttaaataaataatattcaattataaatatataaaaaattatttcaaaaatatttaattaaaaaaaaaataaaaaaactaaacaaatgTTTCCAaactttatgtaaaaattcgtaacaaaaaaatatcttaaaaactttatttttataatactttgtcattttatcagaagaaaaaaattaaatcaatataatttttaccatCACTATCACCAAAAAAGACATATCTTTAATATCACCTTGAAGTTTaactttttccaatatttttggtTGTCTGTGCATGACGTCGAAGACACACAAGAATGTTGCTAAGTAGTATATAAACCctacataaaaataagttaCCACCCCACAGAAAAGTATATAAGAAATCGTTTGTATACATATTGAGACTTTACATTGTCTAAGACTTTTTCTCAGTTttcttgctaaaaaaaaagtggtgACATCTATTAGTAGCTTGAAATACATTAAAGATTGTACGTGATGAGTCAGGTGCTGGAAAATaatatagaataaaaaaaacaaaaaaatagataaatctTGAATATgagcaaataataaattttaacacccACTTCCTCTTAGACGTCTGTATTTTGTCTTTTGATTGGCGGAAAATTTCGAGagagaatttatttatcgtaatcgtataaataaaattgaggaAATGTGGAAACCCGTGAGTATGGGCACAGTGAAAAACTGTGTGagatttttgttcgttttattTTCCCCTTCAGGAAAATTGGGAGAAAACATAAAGAGAGAATGAAAACGGAGAAGAGCGAGAGAGATACACCAAAGCCTACAGAATAAGAGTTAAgcaaaataaaaccaaaagaAACAATAATATCCTGAAAACTGATTTTGTACCCCTCTTATCCACAAACACATACAACAAAAAGCATCAATTCCACATGTGCACTCTTAGTGATTCGATAGCTTTACGCATTTATAAACATCGCATATGGCACGGTTCTCCCAAGAAGACGAACAACAAGaactaaaaaacattttcatatgTTTCAAATCGTTGTTTTTCCCTAATCTATATCTGTTGAGGTGTATGTGTGCCTGTATGGACAGCAGCACAGCTGGCTGAAACATACAATTTCGTATACaacagaaaaacatttttagtacCGATTGGCATGCGGTGCAATGTGGACACACatatttgaacgaaaaataatttttaaaaaaatcttaatcaaAACAGTGTTGtggcattaaaaataatatgaatcaaacttatattatttatttaaaaaatcaaaacatacATTAAATAACAATGTgacttttcaagaaaaattgaaacaaaataaaatattttataataaagtcTGTGCAAAAACTTTTGTCTGCATTTTTACTCGAAGACTGCTTTAGACAAACAAAATATCGGAGTACGTTAGAATCACGTGTCATTATTGTCGTTGTTGCATATTAAACGTTATGAAAGTGTATATAAAATCTCTATATTTGTATACTGACAATGGAAATAAGAGtgtgaaattataaaaaaagaaagcatTTTgtcaacataaattttcattttgcacTTGCTAGTGTCAATTCATAAAAACtccaacaataaataattgaaaatcaatttaattggtgaatttatttatttataaaacaaatgttttaatattatacCAACATAACGTCATTATGTGTGTTAACACGTGTTTCGTGTGTAcaacattattaatattatattatattatgtgAGATAACTGAGgttgtgaatttaaaattaaacaattattttattatataatagtTGTGCGTGTGTTTATTAAACtgatatcaataaataataaagacagttatgcaaattatttaagaattgaTGAATTGTTTTGATACAGAGAAAAATATATGTGTCAAAATAAGGATACATTTATTGTACTCAATTGAAGTATTATTAAGCTCAAACTGAAttattagtttatttattatatgcaTAGGTAAGTAGAGAAATGTTACCAACTtcttaatcataattttaatgtctCTTCAAAATTCATCTATTTATATTACAGTAAGTTCTccataaatgacaaaataacGTGATCAACATGTCTTCTGCAACAAACTACAGTTTTTACTTATGGGTAACACTAATCACGTTCGTAGTGAGTCTGCTCCAAAATGCTCAAACAACAACGAACACCGGAATTATAAATAATGGTAAGTACtactacacaaaaaaaagaattatattcaaaatttataattagaaaattcaaCTTGACGTCaagtattttcaattattcttGATGGCATCGTCTCCAAAAAAACTAGACGACAAAATGTGTAATGCTTTAATGAGAAAAGGTGCTCATTGCATTTAAATTACATGAAGTTTCATGATGTTGCAAAAAGTTGATTGTACAAAAAAGCAGAAATGAAACGCACAGAAATATTTCGGCTCCCTTTACCATACACGGACTTTATTTTGGCACTTGGTCAAGAGATGTGTAAGTGTTTCGtgcatggaaaaaaaagaaaaaaagaggaaaagaaATAGGAAAAATACAGCAAAAAATGggcaacaaattaatttttccgacttttttttttgttacgaatGTTTCTGCTGCTATAAACATGAACACATGCCGTACAAAAATAATGCATTGCTGTAGAATTATTATATAGTCAGCATGTCTAATGTCTATCTCAATTTCATATCAGTGTAGGTACGAtacacttttaaattaatgactttttcTTCAGTTTCTCAGCGAATTAATGAGCTGACAAATTCTTGACAGACAGTGCAGTATTTTTTGGGCTAGGTGATTATGCAAACCCTTGTTTTATAAAACGGAAATTGTCATTATCTACTGCAATTAATTGTCGTTTGTCTTTTTGGAAAGATGTTGCAAgtgattttttacacaaattttgataataacagaaaaataatttaattaccgTCAATCCTTGTTAAGTAGGAAAGTTTGTGTTTATACAACTGATGCTTACCTACTTGAGTAATGTCTAAGAATGGCTGATTAAAAGGGATAAAACTTTACAGTTTTGTTTGAATGGGagaaaaacagttttttttgtcatacttTTACCGTGGCCGACAAACATCTAAAACTCGCAAAAGAccagaataaaaaaacaacgttcCAATCAGATTATCTCGGgatatttctaattttctttattcaaataaaaacaaaaacaaagccttctcaataataaaaatgttattgttttgttttcaatcTTCTCTCAATAAGTGtcttagaaaaaattgaatgagtaTTTGTTGTTAGCTCTTTGACAGTTTATCATAAGactagtttttaaataaaattacgaagCTTCTTGTATAAAGCGATCAATAAAACAAGtgcaattcaaaaataattttatattgttttagatttaaaaatattaggaatgtacaaaaaaaaataggaaaaaaaataattgtcaatcGTTTTTAGtcgatttttagtttttatttgactCATAAGCTTTAATCAATaatatttagaagaaaatttatggttttttgGTCAACCTTTGGAcagtaataaatttcaaacaattttattcgaaaGCAACTaagaaatgataaataaaaataaatttattattaaataaaataatttaaaacataatatatttttttttttgatattagaaaaaaaaacttggaaaatatttttattcggtttcatgaataatttttaaataattcttattatcattataaaattataataaattattaaaaactattaaaactaaattattaaaactacaaattattaaatgataaGTCACGTTAAAAcgatacatttttataattttataatcatttgttcttttttcctaatttcaaTACTTTTCTACACGATTCTACAAGTTTAACCGAATGACAAgtgtaattaaataaagagaATATAATGTTGGACACAAATAAGAGAAAacatgttgttattattatttcaatgcATTTGTTGACAAATGCAAACTGTAAAACATTTCCtatgttttattattctaACCTTCGTATGTTTATGTTTTCCATCTTTTtctcattcaataaaatacagcgcttgatgaaaaatgaaacaattagtaaattaaaaatgaacggttttgtttgtgttttaatgaaaaaaaccaTATTGTTGTCATAAAAAGTtaggaaaattacaaaagttatatttttaatttcgtaaTCCATAAATTTAATCAGAAAAGAACGCGTGTAACTTTTCGAAAACAAACCAtcaaaatcattaataatgtGCATCCAATTACGAGCCGATTATCAACCGCATAAACAATCAGCTTACAAAATCATATTAACCTCAAacgcaaattattattttattttgtttgtttggacGGCTATGTTGATATACAAAAGTGAAAATCAATCAACGTGTAAAATATTCGAGGATGGAGTTATAACTTTTCCATGTAGCAAACTTGAATATTTATCTCCTTTCGATTATATTCATTTACTAAACTGATACACAATGTAATGCTCAATAATATCATAATGATTTTGTAACGTCATGTGGAAAATATGAGcggttgaaataaaaaaataatgaaaacttGCTTTCGAGTACTAATCTATGGAATACTGTTCAtagtttatatatttttttattttaacatttacttTAACTTCTAAAATTCTATGATTGGTTTACAGTTTAAATGCAGATATTtcgtattttaattcaatgatTAATGCAGtgctaatttttcatttatttttatttcttgattgCTCGGTCCTGGAAAAAGTGCGAAAACCTGGGAACCTCGTTCCCGGGaagtttacaaaaatcataaaaaaatattgaatttttaagagtaaaatgggtatattttataatttaaaaattaaaattagtagaattacttaaaaaaatttataaaattgacttaatttatgattttttgcaatatcttggggtaaatataattttgggaaatgagATTGGTTcccggaaaaaaataaactttttcaatgtCTGTGATTgctcaaattttaagaaaatcagatgttttattacatttttacaacaacTGTTAGTTTAacacttaataaaaattcatttgatgATATGTGATAATTATGTGCgttgacaaaatatttcaaaaagaaaaaaatgtcatctggagacacaaacaaaagttgttaataaatgaaatgcaTCTATAAAACATCAACACATCTAAATAAAATCActaagaaaaatatacaaaaagaaaagaacGCAAGGAAAaccagatttaaaaattaagaaaaataaataaattaacagacGAAACGCACGAGCATCTGCATAAGTTAATGACAGACATTTAACGATGTGACACT
It encodes:
- the LOC134832775 gene encoding DNA mismatch repair protein spellchecker 1, which gives rise to MPTYFGLDEAGVKAFHKFYKSLGDKPKTTVRFFDRSEFYTVHGEDAEFAAKVVFKSTAALKKAEISPDVLLTYVTLSKMNFEEFARHLLIVLHHRVEVYTSKGGAKNQEWNLEYRGSPGNLLQFEDLLFSNREMVTSSSLISVFFKQSNNQKNLGVACLDNNRIFHIMEFVDDDFFSELEAIAVLLSPKECLLPSTDGDYAKIQMILERNGILVTRRKSSDFKLETNVWTDYMNKLLHFEKGQQQSVFALSESTLKLAMSALCAAIIYMDLVNDTSNHGTYRLEKINLNRFVHLDGAAVSALNLTPKVQAKSFTMKTNRWTSVLGVLDYCKTPQGHRLLLQWLKQPLRDLNAIKDRHDIVECFVNDPVSCQDIRESILKYIPDVMMLVTKLLRKKANLEDVYKLYVVATRIPSLLQILKDLSNSTINSILYEPLKDVKNDLSGFKQMVLQILDMDGIDEGRYNIKAEFDPELKSMKEKMEAIENKMRRLLSKAMDDLGLQDQIKLDFVSHIGYHFRITLSNEKNLRKQTQYQTIDVVKGGVRFKTTRLSELNSDYCELKEQYEEQQKSIVTEVVRIAAGYRVPFATLNSIIAQIDTFCSFAKAAVSAPIQYVRPKICSEGSGRLYLKRVRHPCIEMQEDVNFIPNDIDFQSNVTNMQIITGPNCGGKSTYIRSAGVAVLLALIGSFVPCDEAEIPIVDSIMARVGADDNIRGLSTFMVEMVETTGIIRSATEKSLVIIDELGRGTSTFEGCGIAFAIAEHLAKHVKCITLFATHFHEITELAQSVPTVKNFHMLAVTEDDSFTLLYQVAPGVVEKSFGIQVAKLADFPAQVVKDAQTLYEDIDERVNFTVTDADLKSALEEMRGQLSENEMAFVLKQL
- the LOC134831933 gene encoding uncharacterized protein LOC134831933; this encodes MGKVFSSCFGKKDSVIENDREHLFNEERDSDGLVYRILKIKTKRHSSFLNRFWNKKNLLYSRLNRSNQASSSSGINLQCLDARSLMMIAKDKNFAYRQELNGSECTSNYSNSLDLEWEHEYGSNTDQWLPNKDSEYLSDDGTASNYSALSNKSAKNRTNLIRRVDQNLKVNPNAISMARSGNSSRRSTPDSMEWDLDHDQLKSEVDSVDLETKELLNEIEQLKNRVLSETGEGVHVQLEKSEIYES